The Bacillus alveayuensis sequence ATTAATTGATCAATATTTGCAAGAAATTGAGTAGGTGCTCGTTCAATGCTCCTACTCAATAAGGGTGTTTAAGATAGGCTGTTTTCGTAAACTTTGTTGCTTTTCGACTGTCGAACCGAACAAAGCACGTGGTCGGACAAATTACATTTGTCCGACCATCACCTTTTGTTCGGTTCACGTCACACTATAGTGTGTAGCAAGCGTGTCGCTTGCCTGGACAGTTGAAAAGCTAAGGTTTGTCAAGCAACAATCTTTTAGAAAAGAGCCTTAAGATAAATGGTCATTTTTAGATTATGATGTTTTTCAGCTATTTAAGGATAGAAGCGGAAAGATTTATGACTCAATGATGATTTTATTTCGGCCATCATCTAGTCTTTTAATTTGTTCAGCGACCACTTTTGGAGAGCGAAGCCGGCTTTTATCTTTTATATGATTATTTCCATCCCAAAATGGTGTATCCATTCCCCCCATATATGCGGCTTTTACGTGAATATTTGTCCCTTCTAACTCTTCTATTAAGCTTTCGGTGAAGCCTCTAACCGCAAATTTTGAAGCGACATAAACACTTTCATTTACCTTTCCTCTTAAGCCTGCAGTTGAAACAATGTTTAAAATTGTTCCTTTTTGTTGTTTTTTGAAATAAGGTAAAAAGGCTTGTGTCACAAAAATGGTCCCTTTTACATTTGTATCAATCATTTGATGAATATCCTCTTCCTTTAATGTTTCAAGTGAACCAAACGCTCCGTATCCTGCATTATTAATAATTGCTTCAACTGAAAATTTTCCGCAGAGCCTATCCGCAGCTTGATGTACTGCATGCCAATCTTTAATGTCTAAAGGATAAACATATGTCTTTTTTTCTTGTTTCTGTAAAAGGTGCGCTGTTTGTTGAAGTTTGCTTTCAGTTCTTCCGGCTAAAACAACGGTTTCATATTCTTTTGCATATTCGAGCGCTAACGCCTGTCCTAATCCTGTTCCAGCTCCAGTAATAAAAATTGCAGACAAAATATCTCCTCCTAATCATTTTTGCCAAGGACCATGTTCTATTTTATACTTATTTTAGAAATAGATGAAGGCAAGGGAGTCGTGAAACATGCAGCAAAAACGGTATAGTGAAATGACGGAATTTGAATTGAAAACAGAAATTGCGAAGTTGAAAGAAAAAGCACGAAAAGCTGAACAAATAGGAATTGTTAATGAATATGCGGTTTTAGAGCGGAAAATAGCAATGGCTAAAGCATATTTGCTAGACCCAAATGATTATAAGCCTGGAGAAATATATGAAATTGATGGGGACCCTGGTGAAAAGTTCAAAATTGAATATTTAAACGGTGTTTTTGCTTGGGGTCATCGTCTTTCCACGCCATTAAAGGAAGAAGCTTTACCGATTTCTTTATTAGTCAAATAAGACTCGCTTTTAAGATATAAAAGAAATGTTGGTAATTATTGTTTCTTGATCAGAACGTGCTTTTCGTTTGAGTGTTGAAAAACGGATCATACTGAATATTTGAAGGCAGTACGATCCGTTACATTTTTAAGAGCGCTTTCGTGTTTGATTTTCAAGAATAATTAAATCTTGTGATTGCTGCGTTTCGCCGTTAACTTGATGATGCGCTCTTTTTGGATTTGCTCTTGGCCCAAGAAACGGATTAGAATAAAGCTGGTCATAATACTTTTTCTTTTCATTCGTTCCCATTGTGGCACTTCCTCTCATTTTTCGCGAATTACGTATAAGGCTTTTCTCGTTTTCCAGAAGCCCTCATTCGCTCTTGAGGGTGGGTGTTAATTGTTCCGTTTGCGCGACGAGACGCATATTCTGCTTTGGCGCGAGGTTCTCCGTCAAATTTCTCATGCTGTGGAAATCCTTTTGCTTTATTGCGCATCTTGTCACCCTCCGTTTTTTAGCTCGCGCTTTTTTTAGCGCATTATTTATTATGACTTTCTGAGAAAATGATTATGAATAGTTATAAAAGGAAACTTTCTATAAAAGGTGAGAGAACATGGAACAATATTTTGACAAATTGGCAAAAGAATTACTTGAAAAAAATCAACATTTATCATATGAAAAAGCGAGGACATGGGTTGAACTTTTATGGGAAGACTTTGAAACCACCTATGCAAAGGCAGGCCGTAAATATCGCGGCAAGGAAGTAACTGAACAAATAGTAAGGCAGTGGATCCAGAACTACGGAGAGAATCTTCATGAATTTGTTGCGAAAAATCCAAAATATGCAAAATTTTTTAAAGACCGTGAAGAATAGTGAGGTTCTTCATGGTCTTTATTTGATTTTTTTTGCCTTACTTAATTTCTCCAGTATCCTAACCTTTCCGATATTTCTTTTGCTGCGTTTATAACTTTATGGATCATTTGTGGATGATAAGGATTCATTCGATGAACAGGCCCAATCACAGTCAGGGCATATTTGACTTTACCAGTGTAATCCTTAATCGGTGCAGCAATGGATGTAACTCCTTCCATTCTTTCCTCAATACTAATGGCATATCCTTGCTTTTTAATGGTTTCAAGCTCCATTTTTAGTTTTTCTGGGTCTGTAATTGTTTTTAATGTGTATGGCTGAAGTCCCTTTTGATCAATATATTGCTCAACTTTATGTTCACCCTGAAAAGCAAGCAAAACCTTTCCAGAACTAGTGCAATGGAGAGGATTTCTTCTCCCAATGTGGGACAAAATTCGAACAGGATGACTACATTCTACTCTGTTTACATAAATCACTTCCATATCCTCTAATTGAGCGACATGGGCAGTCTCCTCCACTTCGTTTACAAGCTGTTCCAACACCGGTTGAGACTCTCTTGTAATTTCTAAATGGGAGGTTAAGACTGTATTTAAATGTAAAATCGATAACCCTAATCGATACTTTCTTGTCTCCTCGTCCTTAATGACAAAACCTTC is a genomic window containing:
- a CDS encoding small acid-soluble spore protein K (minor) (product_source=KO:K06428; ko=KO:K06428; pfam=PF08176; tigrfam=TIGR03091) — its product is MRNKAKGFPQHEKFDGEPRAKAEYASRRANGTINTHPQERMRASGKREKPYT
- a CDS encoding short-subunit dehydrogenase (product_source=COG0300; cath_funfam=3.40.50.720; cog=COG0300; pfam=PF00106; superfamily=51735) codes for the protein MSAIFITGAGTGLGQALALEYAKEYETVVLAGRTESKLQQTAHLLQKQEKKTYVYPLDIKDWHAVHQAADRLCGKFSVEAIINNAGYGAFGSLETLKEEDIHQMIDTNVKGTIFVTQAFLPYFKKQQKGTILNIVSTAGLRGKVNESVYVASKFAVRGFTESLIEELEGTNIHVKAAYMGGMDTPFWDGNNHIKDKSRLRSPKVVAEQIKRLDDGRNKIIIES
- a CDS encoding hypothetical protein (product_source=Hypo-rule applied; cath_funfam=1.10.287.880,2.30.30.340; pfam=PF08838; superfamily=101697); this encodes MQQKRYSEMTEFELKTEIAKLKEKARKAEQIGIVNEYAVLERKIAMAKAYLLDPNDYKPGEIYEIDGDPGEKFKIEYLNGVFAWGHRLSTPLKEEALPISLLVK
- a CDS encoding hypothetical protein (product_source=Hypo-rule applied; pfam=PF14139) — protein: MGTNEKKKYYDQLYSNPFLGPRANPKRAHHQVNGETQQSQDLIILENQTRKRS
- a CDS encoding DNA-binding IclR family transcriptional regulator (product_source=COG1414; cath_funfam=1.10.10.10,3.30.450.40; cog=COG1414; pfam=PF01614,PF09339; smart=SM00346; superfamily=46785,55781) produces the protein MTSNNRYMLSSVKNALRLLRSFTLEEPEKKVTDLAESLGLGKSTVSRLLSTLESEGFVIKDEETRKYRLGLSILHLNTVLTSHLEITRESQPVLEQLVNEVEETAHVAQLEDMEVIYVNRVECSHPVRILSHIGRRNPLHCTSSGKVLLAFQGEHKVEQYIDQKGLQPYTLKTITDPEKLKMELETIKKQGYAISIEERMEGVTSIAAPIKDYTGKVKYALTVIGPVHRMNPYHPQMIHKVINAAKEISERLGYWRN
- a CDS encoding hypothetical protein (product_source=COG4898; cath_funfam=3.30.479.20; cog=COG4898; pfam=PF14043; superfamily=54427), which codes for MEQYFDKLAKELLEKNQHLSYEKARTWVELLWEDFETTYAKAGRKYRGKEVTEQIVRQWIQNYGENLHEFVAKNPKYAKFFKDREE